The following proteins are encoded in a genomic region of Roseinatronobacter sp. S2:
- a CDS encoding type II toxin-antitoxin system PemK/MazF family toxin, with protein sequence MPISYHPRQGCIVRVAFDEAFKTPEMVKPRLCVVVSKPIQARPNLCTVIPLSTTAPDKVMPYHYQLFIPFELPDRWAAKTCWAKCDMIYSAGFHRIDLLRLGKESGRRVYQIECIPAESLKDLQRAMLHGLSLSSLTKHL encoded by the coding sequence ATGCCTATTTCATATCATCCTAGGCAGGGCTGCATCGTTCGTGTGGCCTTCGACGAGGCTTTCAAAACGCCCGAAATGGTAAAGCCGCGCCTTTGCGTTGTTGTTTCCAAGCCAATTCAGGCCCGCCCAAATCTTTGCACGGTCATACCTCTCAGCACGACCGCTCCTGATAAAGTCATGCCCTATCATTATCAGTTGTTCATTCCGTTTGAACTTCCAGACCGATGGGCGGCAAAAACATGCTGGGCCAAGTGTGATATGATTTATTCCGCTGGATTTCATCGTATAGATTTATTGAGGCTTGGGAAAGAAAGCGGGCGGCGCGTCTATCAGATCGAGTGTATACCTGCAGAGAGTTTGAAGGATTTGCAGCGGGCGATGCTGCATGGTTTAAGTTTGTCATCCTTGACAAAACACCTCTGA